GATAATGACCGGGATGCTCTGGATATCGCTAACCTTGGTATCCTGCAGCAGGCCCCGGCTGTTATGGCGCGCTGCCGCCTTGGTGCCGGGGAAGTAGCCGACCTTGGGCTTCGCGTCCACATATTCGAGCATGACCAGGATGGACAAGTCTCCCCGGATGGTCGGCCGGCTGAGGCCCAAGCTTTCGGCGATTTGGTCACCGGTAATCGGCGCTCTTTTTTTCACAATCTCAATAATTTGCAATTGTCGGGCTGTCAGTTCGATCACAATGTTCCTCCGCTTTCCGGTATACGAATAGATGCAGGCACTTCTCTATATAGAAAAGGAGTACCGTTCCGCCGATTCCTCCTTTCAATCAGACGTCCTAATGGAAGCTTATTCCCTAACTTGGTTATATAATACGCAATAATGATCATAAATGCAATATATAGTACGTCATATATAAAATTAATGAGCCTTGTGCAAACAAAAGATAGGCGAGTTGTGCCCGACGTTGGGAAATATGGTAAGGTTTGGAGAGAGGTTCAGGCAAGGAGGTGTATTCATTTGAGGAAATCATGCTTCATTCTATTGTATAGCGTGGTCCTACTATCATTGTTACTTGCCGGATGCAGCAAGGACACCCCGAAGTACGCAGAACTGTTCACACAGGTGGAAAAGCACCAGGCTGTGTTCACGCAGCCGCTAGAAGAAGGGCTTGCTGCTCTGGAAATTACGGATGCCGTAGGGGAATACGATACAACTCTGGGGACAGTGATGCAGGATGAAATCCTGACTGTGAATGATATGGAGTTCATCCAGCAGATTACGGCAGATGTACCAACGGATAAGATCATTGGCTACCGGATCGGGACAGTATTTCCCAGATCAGAGTCCGGATATGAGAATGCGATGGAGCTTGTGCGCGTATTCCTGGAACATTACAAGCCTGCGGATAAGGAAGAGGCGGACAAAGTTGAGCAATCCATTCAGTCGATTGACCGGATGGCGCTTCCGCTTAAGCCGCTGACTGGATCTATCGAAGAATCATGGACTTACGGTGAGGGTGAGAATAAGCTGTATATCACCTATAAGATATCGAACAGCAACCAGAGTGATGAGGAATTGCCGCTGAATTTGTATTTCAGTTCGGAAGAGAAGCATTAAACTCCATGGTGCCCAACGCTATATGAAAAGACAACAGAACAGCCCGGAACCCTTTTGTAAGGGTCCGGGCTGTTCACATACGTAGTATCTTACAACATAGGTTAACGCAATGCTTCTAAAAAACCTGTTCTCCAAGTTGGATAATGTAGATTCCATCCACAAACGTTTTTTACTTTGGTATTCAAAGCCCCTCTCTCCCATCCACCTGCTCCTAATTGAAGTTCTGGTGAGGGTGCGTTCAAAATATCTGCATATACTGGAAGCCAGTCTATACCCTTGGCGGGTTCATCATCCACGATGTTATACGTTCCTGTCGGCCAAGCCAATGCTAGAAAAGCTGCATTCGCAGCATCCTCAACATGGATAAAAGAGGAGACTCCGTCTGTTGCCGTTAACTCGTGATTCCGAACTTGTCCCGCCGTGGCTCCATTCTTGTCATACCAGGTAGATGGACCATAGAGTGTGCCATACCGCAATATGACATAGTCGGGGATTTCTGTAACTGCGCTCTCTAAGGCTGCAATACCGCTGATCGTCGTACTCCGGGGTAAAGGTGCGTGAACATCCAAGGCCACTTCTTCCATCGCCGGCTCATCCCCCGGTTCATACGCCCATGAAATACTTTGGGCAATGATCTTCTTAACATTGGCTTGTCGGGCAGCGTTCACCAGATTCCGGGTTCCTTCCATTCGAATTCGTGCATTCTCTGCTGAACTCCCCTGACTCAATGCTGTTAACTGATGGATGACTACATCTGGCTGGTTCTCGCTTATGATGTTTACCATTTGTTTCAGATTAAACGCATCTGCAATGACAGCTTTAGCTCCTAACTCTTCGATAGCCTGTCCTTGTTCCTTACGACGCGTCATTCCCGTTACTTCGTGACCTGCTTCCACTAATTTTGGAAGTAAAATACGTCCAATAACTCCACTTGCACCAGCAACAAATATCTTCATGTCGATAAACCTCCCAATGTTTTAACGGCTGATAAAAACGTCTATTCATCTTTTCCCGGAATGATAAATAAGGATATTACTCCCATCAAAACCGAAACTAGTACCATCCCCAGTATGCTCAACTTAAAATTGCCCATGCGGTCATAAACTAAGCCCAGCAGAAATGGCCCCCCCGCCCCGATGAGAAAACCAAAACACTGAGTCATGGCTGCCCAAGAGGCGGCCTCTTCAGGCGTTGACGTCGCTTCGAGTGGGAGCAAGTTAACTAGAGCAAATAACATTCCTGATCCTAGTCCAATTAACAGCACAGCAGGCCATAAGAAGGTGGAGAAGAATAACAATAAGAGGCCGGTAGCCTGCATCGAAGACGATATGATTAGCCAACTCCGTCTGGAAGGATGGACCTTTAAGAGCATTTGCATAATCATTCCACTCGGGATTTGAGTGATGGCAAACAAGGTCACCATGAATCCAGCGTGCAGCCGGGAAATACCTGCCGTAATGAGCATTAATGGAAACCACCCCAGGAGCGAATAAAACACGACAGATAAGAGTCCGAATTCGATGGCAAGCAGCCACGCTTTTCCTGTTTTCCAGGGCAGCTTCAATGGTCTTGAAAAGGATACTTCTGTAGCAGAAGCATGTATCTGTCGTCTTTGCATGCCATACCACAGCGGTAGAGCCAATATTGCAGGTATGAGCCAGAATGAAAGTGCCGTTTGCCAGGAGTGAAGCTTCCATTGTAATGGTGAAGTCAGGCTCGAACCAAGCGCTGCCCCTAGTGCTAAAGCCATGGAATACAAAGCAATCATTGATGGCACCCTGTCAGCCATATACTTCTTGATAAACCCCGATAGCAAAGGCCCCATCATAGCAATACCAAAACCAGATAGCAATGCAGTCAGAAACAACAGCGGGGCAGAGTGAATGAAAATGCGTAAAAACGTACTTGTGCCAATGAGAAGCAAGGACAAGGTAATGACTCGTTCCATCCCCAGTCTTTCGCTCAATTGTACAGAGAACGGAGCGAGAAGCCCCATACAAAGCAGCGGAATGGAGACCAGCAAGCTGGAAACTGCACCACTCAAGCCGAGATCCTGTTGAATGCTGCTCAGTACTGGTGCGATGGACGCTATCGAGGGTCTCAAATTCAGTGATGCCATGAAGAGGGCCGCTGCTACCAGCCAAGGACCTATTACATGCTCCTTACTCGTGCGCAAGGGAATAATTGCGTCTGATTGAATTCTCATTGTGGGTGCTCTAGCGTGTTGAATTTACGATTCCTCATTGTCATAAGCTTCTTTCTAGGTTGGATTTATACTGGCATGACTTATGGTAACATGCTAGATTGGTTATAATAAGTACCACTTTACGCCTATTTAACCATACCAATTCCAAGTTTAGAAGGAGACACGTTAGATGAAGACGGAACTAACAGAAACAAAAACAAGACGAGTCTACACTCTAATAAGAAATCGGATTTTTCAAGGGGGTTATGAGTTGGGAAGTCTCCTTCCCTCTACTAGAGAGCTGGCAAAGGAACTGGGAGTCTCACGGGCTCTCATCGTTGAGGTATACGAGCAGTTGACGGCTGAAGGTTATTTGGAAGGACGCCAAGGTTCAGGCACCTATGTTATGGACATCGGAAGGAGCAGACCGTTTCTAATACAACAGGAGGATTCAATCACGACAGACCAACTCTCTTTTTCCAAAGACAGTGGGGATTTTAACGGAATAGATTTCCGGCCAAGCTTCCCGGCCCTTGAGCATGTTCCACTTCAAAAATGGAAAAGAACCGCACTTGAGGTTTACGACAATGCTCCTTCTTCTGCATTTGGCTATCAAGAAGATCTATCTGGGAGTTGGCCACTTAGACAATCCATTTGCCAGCACCTCCTCAAATTCAAAGGATTCCACTGTGTACCTTCACAAATTATTGTCACATCCGGAGCCACCCAAGCCATCTCCTTATTGTGCAAACTGTTGTTGAAGCCGAAAGATATTGTAGCCATTGAAGATCCTACTGCTGCGTTTATTCATAATATTTTCGTCTCGACGGATGCGCAAATTGTACCTGTACCTGTCGATGAACATGGACTATGTGTCTATAACCTTCCCACACACTCGCAGCCTAAATGTATCTTTGTCACCCCTTCTCATCAATTTCCTTCCGGAAGCATCCTGTCCATCAGCAGACGTATTCAACTGCTGGATTATGCTCGGCGTACCCGAAGCTATATTATTGAAGACGATTATGATAGTGAATTTCGATATGGAGGAATGCCGATCCATGCCCTGCGAGAGCTTGATGCCGAACGGGTTATCTATGTGGGGACATTCAGCAAAAATTTGTTTCCATCATTACGTCTTGGTTATATGGTCGTCCCCCAAGAACTACTTGAGCCATTGTTAGAATTAAAACGGATGGCCGATATGCAATGTCCCACCTTGCCACAATTGACGTTAGCTCAATTCATGAAGGAAGGACATTTGGAACGTCATATCACACGAATGAAACGCATTTACGGCAAAAGAAGAAAACATCTGATAGCCGCAATGAATGAGGCGTTTGACGGCAAAGTAACGATATCTGGTGATGCATCCGGTTTGCATGTCGTAGCAAAATTTCCAGGTCGTAACATTGATCTTTTAACGTCTATGCAACTTGAGGAGCAACATATCAGAATATATCCTGCCGAGCGATATACCATTTCGAAAGAAAAGTATACTGAGAGCCTCATTATGGGATTTGGTAATGTAACAGAATTACAGATCACTAAGGGAGTCAAGACGATTGCCCAATTTCTATAAATCCTGCGGAAGTGCTTCAATGCCTGCTTTTGGCAGCACGGGGATTACCGGTTTAGGCTTGAAGAACAGTTGCTTCAGCGCGCCAGCATTCACAAGGATGGTTCCCGCGATAATGGTGAATACGCCAAGCAGCGTTACCCAGGTAACCGCTTCGTTATAGAACAGGAAGCCTACCCCGACGGCAATCGGCGGAGAGATATACAGCCAGGTGGACGGGAAAACCGGATTCGTCTTGGAGACGAGCCAGTAGAACAGCGTGTGTCCAACCATGGAGCCGACAACGGTCAGGTAGAGCAGGGAACCTGCGGTTTTGAATGACAACAGGAAGGACGGGTGCATCGGCTCTGTGAACAGGGAGATGATGAACAGCAGCGCCCCGCCGTACATCATCTGTGCTGCGTTTAAAGCCACGGGAGACTCGGCGGAGAAGGTGGTAATTACTTTTTTGGAATAGATCGCTCCCGCCGCGTAGCAGAGTTCCCCAATCAGCACCACCACACAGCCGATCAGCCAGAGCGGAGTGACGTCAGCCGCCAGGCTGGGCAGCACCAGCAGCAGGACTCCGGTGAACCCGATGATACAGCCGAAGAGAGAATAGGCGGGCGCTTTTTGGCGCATAAAGGCCATCTGCATGAGCAGAATCATCATCGGCCCGGTGGCAGACAATACGGCGGCAAGTCCGGAGGATACATATTGTTCCGCCCAGTAGAGCGCGGCGAAGGTGCCGAAGGTCAGCGCAGCTCCTGTGAGCAGCATTTCCTTGCGCAGGAGCAGGGAGAAGCGGGCTTTGCCCCGCAGAACCATGAATAGGAACAGCACCGCACCCGCCGTGAAAAAACGCAGTCCCGCAGAGAAGAAGGGCGGCGCTCCGGCGTCTACGCCGATTTTGATGGCCAGGAAGGTAGTGCCGAAGATCAGACAGACAAGTGAATAAGCTAACAGAATCATGGTTCAGTTCCCCTTTGTGGTGGTAATGTGGCAGCGTCTTAAAGATTTCAGTTAATCATATCCTTATAGACACAGAACAGATTAGAGATAGCAGAACAGTTACGGAGGGGAATGCTGTACAATAAGGTTAAGAGAAGTTAGCAGCTGGGCGTGCGAGGTTGTGTAGACGTCGGCAAGCGTTAGCAGGAGCCATGTCGAGTGAATTTTGAGCGATGGAGCGGGGGCGACCCCGTTATAGGTTGCAGAGAGGCGGCAGATTGATGAAAAAAATAGCGGGTGCCGAGCAGAATAATCCCTTATTCCGCCAAGTTTATGAGTTCATGCTGAACCGGATGGAGCGCGGGGAGTGGAAGACTGATGACAAGCTGCCGTCGATCCGGCTGCTGGCGGAGGAGCTGGGAGTTCACCGGCTGACCGTGTTCAAGGCCTACCGGGCGCTGACTGAGAGCGGTAAGCTGTATGTCAAAGACAAATCCGGTTATTATGTGGCCCTGGGCAGCAGGCTGGACCCTTCGGCGGAAGATGGGGCGGCAGTGCCGGGGTATATGGTCAGGAGCCCGATGTCCGATATTCAGCGGCTGCCGGTCACGCACCAGTTCTCTCGGGCCTTGATTGATCCGGGGCTGCTGCCGAACCTGTTCCTGTCTGATTATGTAAAAAAAGTATTCGACCTCTACCCGAAGGTCCTGGGCACCTACTCCTCCGTGGAGGGTGATGAAGAGCTGCGTGTTACGCTGAGCAGCCATTTCGAGGAGCGGTATAAGCTCCAGCTGTCGGCCCGCGAGCTGCTGATTACTTCAGGTGCACAACAGGCCATCAATCTGATTGCCGGGATCATGCTCGGTCCGATGGATGTTGTGCTGGTGGAGCGGCCTACGTATAGTGTGGCGCTGGATATTTTTCGGCGGGCAGGAGCGCGGCTGGTAGCTGTGGATATCTCGCCGCAGGGCTATGATCTGGCGGCGGTGGAGGAGCTGATGCGTAAGAATAAGCCGCGGATGTTCTACATCAACCCGACCCATCATAACCCGACGGGGTATACGATTCCGGCCCAGCAGCGCAAGCTGCTGGTGGAGCTTGCAGAGCGCTACCGCTGTCTGCTCGTGGAGGATGATCCGTTCCGCGACATGTACTTCTTAGAGGAGCCGCCCCCGCCGTTCTTCGCTTATGATACAGAGGGCTGGGTCATGTATATCAGCAGCTTCAGCAAATATGTGGCCCCCGGCCTGCGGATCTGTGCGGTGGCCTGCCGTTATCCGTTCATGGAGCGGCTGATCGCCGCCAAGTCCTTGGCGGATAACGGGACGCCGCTGCTGAATCAGAAGATTTTTCTGCATTATTATACCTCGCCGCGCTTACAGCAGCATCTTGGCAAGCTGCGGATTGCCCTTCAGGTGCACAAGGAGATTATGGAGGAAGAGCTCGCGGCCACCGGCTGGGAATGGACGCCCCCGCAGGGCGGACTTAATCTGTGGGTCAAGCTGCCGGACAGTGTTCCGGTAACTAAGCTGCTGGCCCGTTGCCTGGAGCATTCGATCTCCTTCGTACCGGGTGAAATCTGTGATCCGCTGGGGGAGATGAAGTCCTGGCTGCGCCTTAGCTACTCGTTCGCCAGTGAAGCCTTGCTGCGCGAGGGAATGCAGCGGCTCACCGCCATTGCGCGGGAGATTGAGGCGGGGGAGTAGATGACGGGAGTATGTAACCTTTCTCTGGAAATTTCCGTCTGAGGGTTATGAGGAGCGTGATGTTTATGGTAACGATAAGGAAAATGCGGAGCGCCTGGCTGATGATTCTCTGTGCGCTGATTGTCTTCATGACACTGCTGACTGTACGCCCGCAGGTAACCTATGCGTGTTCTTGTGCAGTGTCTGCTTCACCGCTGGAAGCAATGGAGCAGAGTGCAGCTGTTTTTGAGGGAACAGTAGTTTCTATTAAAGAGAAATTTAAAATTATGCAGTCCAGCGCTGATCCGGTGCGCGTAACCTTTCAAGTGGGAGCGCGGTGGAAGGGTGAAATGGGGGAGAAGGTTACTGTAACTACGGCATTGTCGGGGGCGAGCTGCGGTTTCGAGTTCACCAAGGGCGAGCGCTACATCGTATATGCAGCTGGGGAGGAAGGAGAGGGTAAGGGAGGGACAGCTAAACTTACAGTCAGCTTGTGCAGCCGGACCGCAATGTTCTCTGGTGCCGAGGAGGACCTGAATGAGCTAGGCGCCGGAAT
This genomic interval from Paenibacillus sp. FSL H8-0332 contains the following:
- a CDS encoding PLP-dependent aminotransferase family protein, which gives rise to MKKIAGAEQNNPLFRQVYEFMLNRMERGEWKTDDKLPSIRLLAEELGVHRLTVFKAYRALTESGKLYVKDKSGYYVALGSRLDPSAEDGAAVPGYMVRSPMSDIQRLPVTHQFSRALIDPGLLPNLFLSDYVKKVFDLYPKVLGTYSSVEGDEELRVTLSSHFEERYKLQLSARELLITSGAQQAINLIAGIMLGPMDVVLVERPTYSVALDIFRRAGARLVAVDISPQGYDLAAVEELMRKNKPRMFYINPTHHNPTGYTIPAQQRKLLVELAERYRCLLVEDDPFRDMYFLEEPPPPFFAYDTEGWVMYISSFSKYVAPGLRICAVACRYPFMERLIAAKSLADNGTPLLNQKIFLHYYTSPRLQQHLGKLRIALQVHKEIMEEELAATGWEWTPPQGGLNLWVKLPDSVPVTKLLARCLEHSISFVPGEICDPLGEMKSWLRLSYSFASEALLREGMQRLTAIAREIEAGE
- a CDS encoding NAD(P)-dependent oxidoreductase; translated protein: MKIFVAGASGVIGRILLPKLVEAGHEVTGMTRRKEQGQAIEELGAKAVIADAFNLKQMVNIISENQPDVVIHQLTALSQGSSAENARIRMEGTRNLVNAARQANVKKIIAQSISWAYEPGDEPAMEEVALDVHAPLPRSTTISGIAALESAVTEIPDYVILRYGTLYGPSTWYDKNGATAGQVRNHELTATDGVSSFIHVEDAANAAFLALAWPTGTYNIVDDEPAKGIDWLPVYADILNAPSPELQLGAGGWERGALNTKVKNVCGWNLHYPTWRTGFLEALR
- a CDS encoding MFS transporter — translated: MRIQSDAIIPLRTSKEHVIGPWLVAAALFMASLNLRPSIASIAPVLSSIQQDLGLSGAVSSLLVSIPLLCMGLLAPFSVQLSERLGMERVITLSLLLIGTSTFLRIFIHSAPLLFLTALLSGFGIAMMGPLLSGFIKKYMADRVPSMIALYSMALALGAALGSSLTSPLQWKLHSWQTALSFWLIPAILALPLWYGMQRRQIHASATEVSFSRPLKLPWKTGKAWLLAIEFGLLSVVFYSLLGWFPLMLITAGISRLHAGFMVTLFAITQIPSGMIMQMLLKVHPSRRSWLIISSSMQATGLLLLFFSTFLWPAVLLIGLGSGMLFALVNLLPLEATSTPEEAASWAAMTQCFGFLIGAGGPFLLGLVYDRMGNFKLSILGMVLVSVLMGVISLFIIPGKDE
- a CDS encoding PLP-dependent aminotransferase family protein, with the protein product MKTELTETKTRRVYTLIRNRIFQGGYELGSLLPSTRELAKELGVSRALIVEVYEQLTAEGYLEGRQGSGTYVMDIGRSRPFLIQQEDSITTDQLSFSKDSGDFNGIDFRPSFPALEHVPLQKWKRTALEVYDNAPSSAFGYQEDLSGSWPLRQSICQHLLKFKGFHCVPSQIIVTSGATQAISLLCKLLLKPKDIVAIEDPTAAFIHNIFVSTDAQIVPVPVDEHGLCVYNLPTHSQPKCIFVTPSHQFPSGSILSISRRIQLLDYARRTRSYIIEDDYDSEFRYGGMPIHALRELDAERVIYVGTFSKNLFPSLRLGYMVVPQELLEPLLELKRMADMQCPTLPQLTLAQFMKEGHLERHITRMKRIYGKRRKHLIAAMNEAFDGKVTISGDASGLHVVAKFPGRNIDLLTSMQLEEQHIRIYPAERYTISKEKYTESLIMGFGNVTELQITKGVKTIAQFL
- a CDS encoding EamA family transporter, producing the protein MILLAYSLVCLIFGTTFLAIKIGVDAGAPPFFSAGLRFFTAGAVLFLFMVLRGKARFSLLLRKEMLLTGAALTFGTFAALYWAEQYVSSGLAAVLSATGPMMILLMQMAFMRQKAPAYSLFGCIIGFTGVLLLVLPSLAADVTPLWLIGCVVVLIGELCYAAGAIYSKKVITTFSAESPVALNAAQMMYGGALLFIISLFTEPMHPSFLLSFKTAGSLLYLTVVGSMVGHTLFYWLVSKTNPVFPSTWLYISPPIAVGVGFLFYNEAVTWVTLLGVFTIIAGTILVNAGALKQLFFKPKPVIPVLPKAGIEALPQDL